Part of the Polyangia bacterium genome is shown below.
ACAATGAATCCCAAGGTGCGGCCGCGCTCTGGTTCACTGTCGGCGGGGCGAAACAAGATGTCGCGCACCAGTGTCTCGCCGGTGGCCAGAAGCTCGGCGTGGACGCGGGCCCGGGCGTGCGCCGCATCCGCCCAGCGCACGCGCGCCGCCGCCGTCGCGCCCGACCCCAAGGCGTCTCGCCACAAGGCCGCATCGTCATCGTCCGGCGGAACGATCCCTCGCACCTGGATCGTGCCGCCGGGACCGATCACTTGCTGGATGGCGGCGGTCAGCGCCAGCGTCGTCGGTGCAGCGGTTTCGCCGGAGGCAACGTAGAGGATCAAGAACAATGCCCGCACGCGAGGTCTTCAAGGTACCGCGGACGCGGTCGGTGCGCTGGTGAAAGCGCCGCCCTGATCGAAATCATCGCCGGCGGCCAAACGACTGCCTGATCAAGAGACGCTGAGGGTACTGGTAATCCAACGGCATGGCGTCTTCTCGTTCGCACAATGACAACGGCCGCGCACTGTCCGATCGCCGATCGTTCTTGCGGCAAGGCGCCAGCGGCGCGTTGCTGCTGGCGGTGGCGCCCGCGGGCTGCAATCAACAGGTGTCGCCGCCCACTGGCCCGGTTCCCGGCGGCAACGTCAGCGCCATCGCCGTCAATTCGCTGCGCGTGGTGGATGGAGACGTGGTGCTGGGACGGGACGAGGCCGGTCTTTACGCCATGTCGGCGGCCTGCACGCACGCCGGTTGTTTGTTGAACACCGTCGGAAGCACGCCGGCGCAGGGGCTCAATTGCAACTGCCACGGCTCGCGCTTCGACGGCAACGGCACGGTGACGCGAGGTCCCGCGGTGACCGCGTTACAGCATTACCAAGTTGACGTAGCGGCCGACGGCACGATCACCATCCAGGGCGGCGATCCGGTCTCGGCTGATGGGCGAACGCCGGTTCCGTGATTTGGTGGCGCCGGGCTGGCACCTGGGGAGGCTGATCGAACCTGGTCGGTCAATCGTACGAGGAACGGGCCACGGTGGCCCCGACCTCAAACGACCACGAGAAAGAACCCAATGAGCACACTCTCGAAGACCACCATCGCCGCCCTCACGCTGTTCATGCTGGCCGGCCAGGCCACCGCAGCGACGAAGGACGACGACGCGATCAGAAGGTGACTCGGATCCGCGTGCAGGTGTTCACCTGGATGTCATTGGTGACGCCGCTGAACGAGATGTCGACGTGATTGGCGCAGGCCACCCCGCGACCGCCGGTGACCGCGCCCGGATTGGCGCCCGAACAGTCGCGCGGGCCGGCAAAGATGTTGCCCAGCGCCGCGTTGGCGTTGGCGGCGATTCCATGCAAACACCGCCGCCGCCGTTCTGGCCGCTGCCGAGCGACGCCTGCAAGGTGTTCTTGCCCGGGCTGGCCAGCGTTCCGAGATCGATCTTCCTGACGTCGGGCCGAGACGTGCAAGCCATCTGATCGGGTGGGCAGCAGACCGTTGTTCGGTGACGCCGCTGCCGATGGTCA
Proteins encoded:
- a CDS encoding Rieske (2Fe-2S) protein; amino-acid sequence: MASSRSHNDNGRALSDRRSFLRQGASGALLLAVAPAGCNQQVSPPTGPVPGGNVSAIAVNSLRVVDGDVVLGRDEAGLYAMSAACTHAGCLLNTVGSTPAQGLNCNCHGSRFDGNGTVTRGPAVTALQHYQVDVAADGTITIQGGDPVSADGRTPVP